The segment ACATAAGCAGAACGTCCTACTATGAACAGCAATACCGTGAGCGGTGAGAATACCGTCTGAATCAGCGGCGTATCCGGCAAGCCCTGGCGGATCTTCCTTACAGCCTCCAGATGCTCCAGCAGCGAAGGGGTTTGTGCGGCTTTTTTCACCTCAAGATCCCAGAGATTCGCGGCTGCCGGAACTGCCGTAGTCAGCTGTCTCGGAAATACCGTCCGGTAATCTGCGAAGTTATACTCATTTCCCCAGGCTTCCGCCAAATAGGTCGCTCTCGGGTTGATTTTCACCCAGTCCCAATCATATTTCTCCGTAAAAGAAATCGTAGACGACGCCAAGTCCTCCGCATTCTGCTCCTTGTCAATAAAGTGGCGCCATCCGCTGACCAGCGGACGGTCCGCAAGTTCCCCGGATAAGATCGCCTGAAAACGCTCCTGCTTGCTCCATACACTCATCTGCCTATCCCCTTTGTCTCGTAATCTCTAGTAACGGCGAATCTTGCGCGCCAATGTGTTGCCCAGGGACTGAATCCCCTGCACCAGAATGATCAGAATAATGACCGTCGCGAACATGACCACCTCGTCAAAACGCTGATAGCCGTACACGATTGCCAAGTCGCCGACCCCTCCGCCGCCTACTGCCCCGGCCATTGCCGTAGCCCCGATCAGCCCGATCGTCGCTGTGGTCAGGGAGAGTATTAACGAACCCACCGCTTCCGGCAGCAGGAAGTACCATATGACTTGTAACGGCGTAGCTCCCATTGCTTCCGCAGCTTCGAGAATACCCGGATTCACCTCCAGCAACGAATTCTCCACCAGCCGTGCAATATAGGGTGCGATATAGATAATCAGTGGAACAATTGCGGCACTGGTTCCAATCGACGTATGAACAATTGCTCTTGTTAGCGGAATAATGGCAAATAGCAGAATGATAAACGGAACCGAACGAATGACATTAATTAAGGGATTCAGTAAGGTATACAGCCACTTGCTCTCCAGCACGCCGCCCGGACGGGTAATGACCAGCAGGATGCCCAGCGGAATACCCAGCAGCGAGCCGATGAACAGCGATACCCCCACCATCTGAATCGTTTCAATAATCGCCTTCAGGAATTGCTCACTTGTGATCGATGTCGAGAACATAGGACTTCACCTCCTCTACCCGGACCTCATGCTGCTTCATGTAATTCAAGGCCGCTTCCATCTGTGCCGGATCACCTTGCAGTTGAACGATAATCGTACCGAGCG is part of the Paenibacillus sp. FSL M7-0420 genome and harbors:
- a CDS encoding methionine ABC transporter permease, which codes for MFSTSITSEQFLKAIIETIQMVGVSLFIGSLLGIPLGILLVITRPGGVLESKWLYTLLNPLINVIRSVPFIILLFAIIPLTRAIVHTSIGTSAAIVPLIIYIAPYIARLVENSLLEVNPGILEAAEAMGATPLQVIWYFLLPEAVGSLILSLTTATIGLIGATAMAGAVGGGGVGDLAIVYGYQRFDEVVMFATVIILIILVQGIQSLGNTLARKIRRY